From a region of the Gemmatimonadota bacterium genome:
- the menB gene encoding 1,4-dihydroxy-2-naphthoyl-CoA synthase, which translates to MEKPVWRQVAEYQDITYHKADGVARIAFNRPEVRNAFRPRTLAELQAAFVDAGEDIGIGVVLFTGNGPAKDGKWAFSAGGDQKVRGEAGYVGSDGVPRLNVLELQRYMRSMPKPVIALVAGYAIGGGHVLHVVCDLTIAADNAVFGQTGPIVGSFDGGFGSSFLARSVGQKKAREIWYLCRQYSAEEALEMGLVNTVVPLDELDDEGWRWAQEILDKSPLAIRLLKSAFNADLDGQAGLQELAGNATLLFYMTEQGQEGKRAYVEKRKPQFRDYPWLPW; encoded by the coding sequence ATGGAGAAGCCGGTCTGGCGACAGGTCGCCGAGTACCAGGACATCACCTACCACAAGGCGGACGGCGTCGCCCGCATCGCCTTCAACCGTCCGGAGGTGCGCAACGCCTTCCGACCCCGGACGCTGGCGGAGCTGCAGGCGGCCTTCGTGGATGCCGGCGAGGATATCGGGATCGGCGTCGTGCTCTTCACCGGCAACGGGCCGGCCAAGGACGGCAAGTGGGCCTTCTCGGCAGGGGGCGATCAGAAGGTGCGCGGCGAGGCCGGCTACGTCGGCTCCGACGGCGTGCCGCGTCTCAACGTCCTCGAACTCCAGCGCTACATGCGCTCGATGCCCAAGCCGGTGATCGCGCTGGTGGCGGGCTACGCCATCGGCGGCGGCCACGTCCTTCACGTGGTGTGCGACCTCACCATCGCGGCGGACAACGCCGTCTTCGGCCAGACCGGCCCCATCGTGGGCTCGTTCGACGGAGGCTTCGGCTCGTCCTTCCTGGCACGGAGCGTCGGCCAGAAGAAGGCCCGCGAAATCTGGTATCTCTGCCGGCAGTACTCGGCGGAAGAGGCTTTGGAGATGGGGCTCGTCAACACGGTCGTCCCCCTGGACGAGCTGGACGACGAAGGCTGGCGCTGGGCCCAGGAGATACTCGACAAGAGTCCGCTGGCGATCCGGCTTCTAAAGAGCGCCTTCAACGCCGACCTGGACGGACAGGCCGGACTTCAGGAGCTCGCGGGCAACGCGACCCTCCTCTTCTACATGACCGAGCAAGGCCAGGAAGGCAAGCGCGCCTACGTCGAGAAGCGCAAGCCCCAGTTCCGGGACTACCCTTGGTTGCCCTGGTGA
- a CDS encoding amidohydrolase family protein has product MAVHAKPWQSAAAPDGLAVLANTVVERTGVSTVVFRDFNVLPMDRETVLYRHVVVVEDGEIVEVGRLGGVRVPPDAQVVEGHGRRFLMPGLTDAHVHIDDRAHEWLPQLLAHGITTVFSVTDALPSRDDGRGLPSPNVYRTGHVTFAGKEEEGSESSGLAGLCTHGLTPAMLGIHLPEDLRSVAVDWSRSGIWLTSRLVAFDAVARQWGSPEEFAAELRRRPSRDLTSEMRRAWTVDNPYTALDPALRSRAAELSDFKHRLIRELKTAASPVLAGTDTPMPLVAPGASLLDELRALEDAGFSRYEALAAATTAPARFIRTFIDPSASFGVIRPGGRADLVMLEGDPLEELAVLSRPLGLLVRGEWIPGESLEAWSAAPRRNALDRNPVGG; this is encoded by the coding sequence GTGGCTGTGCACGCAAAGCCCTGGCAGAGCGCCGCCGCTCCGGACGGCCTCGCCGTTCTGGCCAATACGGTCGTCGAGCGGACCGGAGTCTCGACCGTCGTCTTCAGGGACTTCAACGTGCTGCCCATGGACCGGGAGACCGTCCTGTACCGGCACGTCGTCGTGGTCGAAGACGGAGAGATCGTCGAGGTAGGCAGGCTAGGGGGCGTGCGCGTGCCGCCCGACGCGCAGGTCGTCGAAGGCCACGGCAGACGTTTCCTCATGCCCGGCCTGACCGACGCCCACGTCCATATCGACGACCGCGCGCACGAGTGGCTTCCGCAACTGTTGGCCCACGGAATCACCACCGTCTTCTCGGTCACCGATGCGCTGCCGAGCCGCGACGACGGGCGGGGGTTGCCCTCGCCCAACGTCTACCGTACCGGCCACGTCACCTTCGCCGGCAAGGAAGAGGAGGGCTCCGAGTCCTCCGGGTTGGCGGGGCTCTGCACCCACGGTCTGACTCCAGCCATGCTCGGGATTCACCTTCCGGAGGATCTCAGGTCGGTCGCCGTCGACTGGTCCCGTTCCGGCATCTGGCTCACTTCTCGCCTGGTCGCGTTCGACGCCGTGGCCCGGCAATGGGGCTCGCCCGAAGAGTTCGCCGCCGAGCTGCGTCGCCGGCCGTCGCGAGATCTCACGAGCGAGATGCGACGAGCCTGGACCGTCGACAATCCCTACACCGCCCTCGACCCGGCCCTGCGTTCCCGCGCGGCGGAGCTCAGCGACTTCAAGCACAGGCTGATCCGGGAGCTGAAGACGGCGGCCTCGCCGGTGCTCGCGGGCACCGACACGCCCATGCCGCTCGTCGCGCCCGGCGCATCCCTCCTCGATGAGTTGAGAGCCTTGGAGGACGCCGGGTTCTCGCGTTACGAGGCGCTGGCTGCGGCCACGACGGCTCCGGCCCGGTTCATCCGCACCTTCATCGATCCGTCCGCGAGCTTCGGCGTGATCCGGCCTGGAGGCCGCGCCGATCTCGTCATGCTCGAAGGTGACCCCTTGGAGGAGCTCGCCGTGCTCTCGCGCCCGCTCGGTCTTCTGGTGCGCGGGGAGTGGATACCCGGCGAATCGTTGGAGGCGTGGAGCGCGGCTCCCCGCAGGAACGCTCTCGACAGGAATCCGGTGGGGGGCTGA
- a CDS encoding amidase, producing MTEDGHPLEWPLLQIASGLRSGACCALDLATEAVRRHELTGPERRAYAYFDAAAALAAAAAADRLLAAGRSGSADPGSMCGIPVSVKDLYGVEGWPIAAGSSEPLPDGPWSRDAWLVARLRNQGAVFVGKTHTVEFAYGAVGVNPETDTPVNPWDRACRRVPGGSSSGAGVSLAEGSALVALGSDTGGSIRIPAGMTGAVGMRTSTGRWSTEGIVPLSPTLDVAGGLTRSVLDQAYFFGSVDPEWGDGSGFLMRCLAHAPRRRRVGVPECGIWRETQGDIARGLRRAVDRLAHSGWGVRATDGGLLDDAADLYLTGGIPGAELVHFLDTRLPGRRDRLNPLVASRFGDTPVLGSERHTATLHRLGRLQSRADTLFTEVDLIALPTAMLTPPTLAEVEADLGRYVAVNSTALRPTCPASMLGLPAITLPCGLDDAGMPVGLQLVGRRKRDVELLAAAVAAEGVLGRLERPA from the coding sequence GTGACCGAAGACGGGCACCCCCTCGAGTGGCCGCTGTTGCAGATAGCCTCCGGGCTGCGCTCGGGAGCATGTTGCGCGCTCGATCTCGCTACCGAGGCCGTGCGCAGGCACGAACTCACCGGCCCCGAGCGCCGCGCCTACGCCTATTTCGACGCCGCCGCAGCCTTGGCGGCGGCCGCCGCCGCTGATCGACTGCTGGCAGCCGGACGCTCGGGGAGCGCCGATCCAGGCTCCATGTGCGGCATCCCGGTATCGGTCAAGGACCTCTACGGTGTGGAGGGCTGGCCGATCGCGGCCGGAAGCTCCGAACCCCTCCCGGACGGACCGTGGAGCAGGGACGCCTGGCTCGTCGCTCGTCTGCGCAACCAGGGGGCCGTGTTTGTGGGCAAGACGCACACGGTCGAGTTCGCCTACGGAGCGGTCGGCGTGAATCCCGAGACCGATACGCCGGTCAACCCTTGGGATCGCGCGTGCCGGCGCGTTCCCGGAGGCTCTTCGTCGGGGGCGGGAGTCAGCCTCGCCGAGGGCTCGGCGCTCGTCGCTCTCGGATCGGATACCGGTGGCTCGATCAGGATCCCGGCCGGCATGACCGGCGCGGTCGGGATGCGCACCTCGACCGGAAGGTGGAGCACCGAAGGCATCGTGCCCCTCTCGCCCACCTTGGACGTCGCGGGCGGTCTAACGCGTTCGGTTCTCGATCAGGCCTACTTCTTCGGTTCCGTCGATCCCGAATGGGGGGACGGCTCCGGCTTCCTCATGCGCTGTCTGGCCCACGCCCCGAGAAGGCGACGGGTCGGGGTGCCAGAGTGCGGTATCTGGCGGGAGACCCAGGGCGACATCGCCCGCGGGCTGCGCCGTGCCGTCGACCGCCTCGCGCACTCCGGCTGGGGCGTGCGGGCGACCGACGGCGGTCTCCTCGACGACGCCGCCGACCTCTACCTTACCGGCGGGATCCCCGGCGCCGAGCTCGTTCACTTCCTCGACACGCGACTACCAGGTCGACGCGACCGCCTGAACCCGCTTGTCGCCTCCCGATTCGGCGACACACCCGTTCTCGGTTCGGAGCGCCACACCGCCACCTTGCACCGCCTCGGACGACTCCAAAGCCGGGCCGACACCCTCTTCACGGAGGTCGACCTGATCGCGTTGCCGACCGCCATGCTGACTCCGCCCACCTTGGCCGAGGTGGAGGCCGACCTCGGTCGCTATGTGGCGGTCAATTCGACAGCTCTCCGGCCCACCTGCCCGGCGAGCATGCTCGGCCTGCCCGCCATCACCCTGCCCTGCGGGCTCGACGACGCCGGCATGCCGGTCGGACTTCAGCTCGTCGGACGTCGGAAACGCGACGTGGAGCTCTTGGCCGCCGCAGTCGCCGCCGAGGGCGTGCTGGGGCGGCTCGAACGCCCCGCGTGA
- a CDS encoding glycosyl hydrolase, giving the protein MRTGTLLIALAVPALAASEPLAPSNPLALPPQAALAAQEVEHAVSPALYQSMSWREIGPFRGGRSVAVTGVPSDPTTYYMGTVGGGIWKTGDAGITWTNVTDGQLGTSSVGALAVAESDPNVVYAGMGEHAVRGVMTSHGDGLYRSTDAGRTWTHLGLEATRHISRIRVHPHDPDLVYVAAQGAAYGANPERGVYRSTDGGGTWELVLFVSDEAGASDLSMDMTNPRILYAAFWDHRRYPWQVRSGGPGSGLWKSTDAGDTWNRIDEALPRPLGKTAIDVSRADPDRVFALVEADPDGGLYRSDDAGETWSRVSDNWSARARAWYYIEVYADPVDRETVYVMNAPFMRSIDGGRSFANVSVPHGDQHDLWINPVDNANMINANDGGANVTFNTGASWSTQRNQPTAQFYRVAVDHRFPYHVYGGQQDNSTVAIASRGRGGITWKDWYAVGGCESAFTAFDPVDPRLVYAGCYMGIISEYDHRTGGSRDIGVYPVLPAALQGREMRYRYNWNAPIAASPHDPSTIYHAANHLVRTRDRGMTWEEVSPDLTRDDDARQGYGGAPITNEGAGGEIYGTISYVAESALEAGLIWTGSDDGLVHITRDNGASWTNVTPDGMEEGLVNAIEPSPHDPAVAYVAFTRYKFNDFAPRVFVTDDYGESWNERTEGVAEEAWVRVVREDPIRPGLLYLGTELGLYVSWDAGRRWQPFQLDMPVTPITDLAIQIRENDLVASTSGRGFWILDDLSPVQQLPDHEIRGEDFDEIALLAPRHAYRIAGGGGGFGGSGNVGRNPPTGAIIDVVLPDGVAETDTLTLEFLTESGELVRTLSSHPDPELSPEASPLPFKSGHNRYSWDLRHERIPNIPEAYVFGSLAGRRVVPGTYLARARLGDWSDEQRLEVLADPRSDATIAEYREQDAFVAEVAAELTQVHFAATDVNDVRAQIEKVVELIDGRPGADQAEPLADSLAADLGAAADSLYQARVVDGQTVINFPSRLKFQYVWLHGNAESADAGVSRGSRDVLTDLRVRWGAHRARVEELLGERLDELNETLARYALGTVLRPRLRERPVS; this is encoded by the coding sequence ATGCGCACCGGAACCCTCCTCATCGCCCTCGCCGTGCCGGCCCTGGCCGCAAGCGAACCGCTCGCGCCTTCGAACCCGCTAGCCCTACCCCCGCAAGCCGCACTCGCCGCCCAGGAGGTCGAACACGCTGTAAGCCCCGCGCTCTACCAGTCGATGAGCTGGCGAGAGATCGGACCCTTCCGCGGCGGGCGTTCGGTGGCGGTGACCGGAGTGCCGTCCGACCCGACCACCTACTACATGGGCACGGTCGGCGGAGGAATCTGGAAGACCGGCGACGCCGGCATCACTTGGACGAACGTCACCGACGGTCAGTTGGGCACGTCCTCGGTCGGGGCGCTCGCGGTTGCCGAGTCCGATCCGAACGTCGTCTACGCAGGTATGGGCGAGCACGCCGTCCGCGGCGTCATGACCTCTCACGGCGACGGCCTCTACCGCTCGACCGACGCCGGACGCACGTGGACCCATCTCGGCCTCGAGGCCACCCGGCACATCTCGCGCATCCGCGTCCACCCCCACGACCCGGATCTCGTCTACGTCGCGGCGCAGGGAGCGGCCTACGGCGCCAACCCCGAGCGCGGCGTCTATCGCTCGACCGACGGCGGCGGCACCTGGGAACTCGTCCTCTTCGTGAGCGACGAGGCCGGCGCCTCCGACCTCAGCATGGACATGACCAACCCCAGGATCCTCTACGCGGCGTTCTGGGATCACCGGCGCTACCCCTGGCAGGTGCGAAGCGGGGGGCCGGGGAGCGGTCTCTGGAAGTCGACCGACGCCGGCGACACCTGGAACCGGATCGACGAGGCTCTGCCCAGACCGTTGGGCAAGACCGCCATCGACGTGTCGCGAGCCGATCCCGACCGCGTCTTCGCTCTCGTCGAGGCCGATCCCGACGGCGGCCTCTACCGCTCCGACGACGCCGGCGAGACCTGGAGCCGCGTGAGCGACAACTGGTCGGCTCGCGCCCGGGCCTGGTACTACATCGAGGTCTATGCCGATCCGGTGGACCGCGAGACGGTCTACGTCATGAACGCGCCCTTCATGCGTTCGATCGACGGCGGACGCAGCTTCGCCAACGTTTCGGTTCCGCACGGGGATCAGCACGATCTCTGGATCAATCCCGTCGACAACGCGAACATGATCAACGCCAACGACGGCGGCGCCAACGTCACCTTCAACACCGGCGCCTCGTGGTCCACCCAGCGGAACCAGCCGACCGCGCAGTTCTACCGGGTGGCCGTCGACCACCGCTTCCCCTACCACGTCTACGGAGGGCAACAGGACAACTCCACCGTCGCCATCGCAAGCCGGGGCCGAGGCGGCATCACCTGGAAGGACTGGTATGCCGTGGGAGGTTGCGAGAGCGCCTTCACAGCGTTCGACCCCGTCGATCCTCGTCTGGTCTACGCCGGCTGCTACATGGGCATCATCAGCGAATACGACCATCGAACCGGCGGTTCCCGCGACATCGGCGTCTACCCCGTGCTGCCGGCGGCCCTTCAAGGGCGGGAAATGCGCTACCGCTACAACTGGAACGCCCCTATCGCGGCTTCGCCCCACGACCCCTCCACCATTTATCACGCGGCCAATCACCTCGTGCGGACCCGGGATCGAGGCATGACCTGGGAGGAGGTCAGCCCGGACCTGACCCGCGACGACGACGCCAGGCAGGGCTACGGCGGCGCGCCCATCACCAACGAAGGGGCCGGCGGCGAGATCTACGGCACCATCAGCTACGTCGCCGAGTCCGCGCTCGAGGCCGGTCTCATCTGGACCGGCAGCGACGACGGTCTGGTCCACATCACCCGCGACAACGGTGCGAGCTGGACGAACGTGACGCCGGACGGGATGGAGGAGGGGCTGGTGAACGCCATCGAGCCGTCACCGCACGATCCTGCCGTCGCCTACGTCGCCTTCACCCGATACAAGTTCAACGACTTCGCGCCGCGCGTCTTCGTCACCGACGACTACGGTGAGAGCTGGAACGAGCGGACCGAAGGCGTCGCCGAGGAAGCTTGGGTTCGGGTCGTCAGGGAGGACCCGATCCGACCCGGTCTTCTCTACCTGGGCACCGAACTCGGCCTCTACGTCTCCTGGGACGCAGGGCGGCGCTGGCAGCCCTTCCAGCTCGACATGCCGGTGACGCCGATAACCGATCTCGCGATCCAGATACGAGAGAACGACCTCGTCGCATCCACGAGCGGACGCGGCTTCTGGATACTCGACGACCTGTCACCCGTACAGCAGCTCCCCGACCACGAAATCCGAGGGGAGGACTTCGACGAAATCGCCTTGCTCGCTCCCCGGCACGCCTACCGCATCGCGGGCGGAGGAGGCGGCTTCGGCGGCAGCGGAAACGTAGGCCGCAATCCGCCGACGGGAGCGATCATCGACGTGGTGCTCCCCGACGGGGTGGCGGAGACCGACACCCTCACTCTCGAATTCCTCACCGAGTCGGGCGAGCTGGTGCGGACCCTGTCGTCGCACCCCGATCCCGAGCTCTCGCCGGAGGCCTCTCCCCTGCCCTTCAAATCCGGCCACAACCGCTACAGCTGGGACCTTCGCCACGAGCGCATCCCCAACATTCCGGAGGCCTACGTCTTCGGCTCGCTCGCCGGCAGGCGCGTGGTTCCGGGAACCTATCTGGCACGGGCCCGTTTGGGCGATTGGAGCGACGAGCAGCGCTTGGAGGTACTCGCCGATCCCCGTTCCGACGCGACCATTGCCGAGTACCGCGAACAGGACGCATTCGTGGCCGAGGTGGCGGCCGAGCTGACCCAGGTGCACTTCGCGGCCACCGACGTGAACGACGTGCGCGCCCAGATAGAGAAGGTCGTCGAACTCATCGACGGGAGGCCCGGCGCGGACCAGGCCGAACCGCTGGCGGATTCGCTCGCCGCGGATCTCGGAGCTGCGGCCGACTCGCTCTATCAGGCCCGGGTGGTGGACGGCCAGACCGTCATCAACTTCCCTTCCCGCCTGAAATTCCAATATGTGTGGTTGCACGGCAACGCCGAATCGGCCGACGCCGGGGTGAGCCGGGGTTCGCGGGACGTGCTCACCGACCTGCGGGTCCGCTGGGGTGCGCACCGGGCACGCGTGGAAGAGCTGCTGGGCGAGCGGCTCGACGAGCTGAACGAAACCCTCGCCCGCTACGCCCTCGGGACCGTGCTCAGGCCTCGCCTGCGGGAACGACCGGTGAGCTGA
- a CDS encoding AMP-binding protein, with protein MLRGGSSFTLVTREGELGGRELEGRVGSRMEELRRNGLRRGSLCPLLSTANVEGVLDLLACWRLEAVPAPINPLLPAREMEAARTHLGAVPENSGQDPGPSRWPGGPPVAMVRTSGTSGIPRYLSLSRRNVTASVKAGSERLGLTSSDTWLASLSPAHVGGLMVVARAWLLGCRLAVTGSSAAPSVSEIGRALDGDPGPVTHLSLVPTQLSRLLDLSGGDPPSALRLVLVGGARTPGALVDRCIERGWPIALTYGMTETTSQAATATPEEVRRKPGAVGRPIAGVEIAISPGGEILVKGDVLAARTDAGGWFRTGDLGRLDEDGDLWITGRRSDRIISGGATIEAGDVENVLAEHPAVAEACVIGLPDELWGDKVCACVVPVEGEFDLAELDEWTRTRLAPSHRPRLWHLRASLPLNAGGKVDRSVLAREMRPG; from the coding sequence TTGCTCAGGGGTGGAAGTTCGTTCACGCTGGTTACCCGCGAGGGCGAGCTCGGCGGCAGGGAGCTCGAGGGCCGCGTCGGCTCCCGAATGGAGGAGCTGCGCCGAAACGGGCTGCGCCGCGGCTCCCTCTGCCCTTTGCTCTCCACCGCGAACGTCGAAGGCGTGCTGGATCTGCTCGCTTGCTGGCGGCTTGAAGCCGTTCCCGCCCCGATCAACCCGCTGCTTCCGGCCCGGGAGATGGAAGCGGCGCGAACGCACCTCGGTGCCGTGCCCGAAAATTCCGGGCAGGACCCCGGACCGTCTCGGTGGCCGGGCGGCCCTCCGGTCGCGATGGTCCGAACCTCCGGCACCTCGGGCATCCCCCGCTATCTGTCCCTGAGCCGGAGAAACGTGACGGCGAGCGTGAAGGCCGGCTCCGAGAGACTCGGCCTCACCTCCTCGGACACTTGGCTCGCCTCCCTCTCCCCCGCGCACGTGGGTGGGCTGATGGTGGTCGCCAGAGCCTGGTTGCTGGGCTGTCGGCTGGCGGTGACCGGTTCGAGCGCGGCGCCTTCCGTGTCGGAGATAGGGCGGGCGCTCGACGGAGATCCGGGGCCGGTCACGCATCTCTCGCTGGTGCCGACCCAGCTCTCTCGCCTGCTCGATCTGTCCGGCGGCGACCCGCCGTCCGCGCTCCGTCTAGTGCTCGTGGGCGGCGCGCGCACCCCTGGGGCTCTCGTCGATCGGTGCATCGAACGGGGATGGCCGATCGCCCTCACCTACGGAATGACCGAGACCACCTCCCAGGCGGCGACCGCGACCCCGGAGGAGGTACGGAGGAAGCCGGGCGCCGTGGGCAGGCCGATCGCCGGCGTCGAGATCGCCATCTCCCCCGGTGGCGAGATACTGGTGAAGGGTGACGTCCTCGCCGCTCGGACCGACGCCGGTGGCTGGTTTCGGACCGGCGACCTAGGTCGGTTGGATGAAGACGGCGACCTCTGGATCACCGGCAGACGAAGCGACCGCATCATTTCCGGAGGAGCCACCATCGAGGCCGGCGACGTGGAAAACGTTCTGGCCGAGCATCCGGCGGTCGCGGAGGCGTGCGTGATCGGTCTGCCCGACGAGCTTTGGGGCGACAAGGTGTGCGCGTGCGTCGTGCCGGTCGAGGGCGAATTCGACTTGGCGGAGCTCGACGAGTGGACGCGGACCCGCCTAGCGCCGTCGCACCGTCCACGACTCTGGCACCTCCGCGCCAGTCTGCCGCTCAATGCGGGCGGCAAGGTCGATCGGTCCGTCCTTGCTCGGGAGATGCGGCCGGGCTAG
- a CDS encoding ATP-binding protein, translating to MPVTQSGAVLFFQLVNRRYGHASTVPTSNKGFEEWGRILGDEVMAAALLDRLLHRCHIVNIRGNSYRMRRHAELSARCAWSLSTIRLPLR from the coding sequence CTGCCGGTCACGCAGAGTGGCGCGGTCCTCTTCTTCCAGCTCGTCAACAGGCGCTACGGCCACGCCTCGACCGTGCCGACCTCGAACAAGGGCTTCGAGGAATGGGGCAGGATCCTCGGCGACGAGGTCATGGCCGCCGCCCTGTTGGACCGGCTGCTCCATCGGTGCCACATCGTCAACATCCGGGGCAACAGCTACCGGATGCGCCGTCACGCGGAGCTCTCGGCGAGATGCGCTTGGTCTCTTTCCACGATTCGGCTTCCGCTTCGGTAG
- a CDS encoding transposase, with product MRAGRSRGLWPGSSRGVRTRIPAALLADGERACRKRVARLMRELGIVGLTRRRFKTGTTKRDAKNQPSVKAGQVHS from the coding sequence GTGAGGGCCGGGCGTAGTCGGGGGCTCTGGCCCGGGAGTTCGAGGGGCGTCCGCACTCGGATCCCCGCGGCCCTCCTGGCCGACGGAGAGCGTGCGTGCCGCAAGCGGGTGGCTCGGCTGATGAGGGAGCTGGGCATCGTGGGCCTGACGCGCCGGCGCTTCAAGACGGGTACGACGAAGAGGGACGCCAAAAACCAACCGTCCGTGAAAGCGGGGCAGGTCCACTCGTAA
- a CDS encoding 1,4-dihydroxy-2-naphthoate polyprenyltransferase: MAARPRTLWAAVAPVAVGGGLAEHHGFFAPAPTLGALALTGTIQIATNLANDYYDFVKGADTEDRVGPTRVTQAGILTPAAVRNGMLVALACAACVGVWLTSIGGWPMAVVLALSLVCAVAYTGGPYPLGYNGLGDIFAFLFFGLVAVGGTVYLQDPSGWPGTDAFLAGAGVGALSTAILVTNNLRDRHTDRAVGKRTLAVIWGAAAARAEYVACLSVAVAVPVVGWSCFGWPAASLGALFAMAFAVRPLKLVLRARQPVALVPALGATAGALAVYGALLAFGLAAG, from the coding sequence ATGGCGGCCCGCCCCAGGACGCTCTGGGCCGCGGTCGCGCCGGTCGCCGTAGGCGGCGGACTTGCGGAGCACCACGGGTTCTTCGCTCCAGCTCCCACGCTCGGTGCGCTCGCGCTCACCGGAACGATCCAGATCGCGACCAACCTGGCGAATGACTACTATGACTTCGTCAAGGGAGCCGATACCGAAGACCGAGTCGGTCCGACCCGGGTGACGCAGGCCGGCATCCTGACGCCCGCAGCGGTTCGGAACGGCATGCTGGTGGCACTCGCCTGCGCCGCCTGCGTCGGTGTCTGGCTGACAAGCATCGGCGGCTGGCCGATGGCGGTCGTGCTGGCGCTGTCGCTCGTCTGCGCGGTGGCCTACACCGGAGGGCCCTACCCCTTGGGCTACAACGGTCTGGGAGACATCTTCGCCTTCCTCTTCTTCGGACTGGTCGCGGTGGGCGGGACAGTCTATCTCCAGGACCCGTCGGGTTGGCCTGGGACCGACGCGTTTCTGGCGGGAGCCGGCGTCGGTGCGCTCTCGACCGCCATTCTGGTGACCAACAACCTGCGCGATCGCCACACCGACCGGGCAGTGGGCAAGCGCACGCTCGCCGTTATCTGGGGAGCGGCCGCCGCTCGGGCGGAATACGTCGCCTGCCTGTCCGTGGCGGTCGCGGTTCCGGTGGTCGGCTGGAGCTGCTTCGGATGGCCGGCGGCGAGCCTCGGCGCGCTCTTTGCGATGGCGTTCGCCGTTCGCCCGCTCAAGCTCGTTCTTCGGGCCCGACAGCCCGTCGCACTCGTACCCGCACTCGGCGCCACCGCAGGCGCGCTCGCGGTCTACGGAGCGCTGCTGGCGTTCGGTTTGGCGGCAGGCTAG